GAGGATGCGGGGCTGGGGGCCGTGTGGGTCTGTGTGCATCCTATCGAGGAACACGTGCGCCACGTGCGCGAAGTGCTCGGCATCCCGCAGGACACTGTTCCGCTTTGCGCGATTTCTATCGGCTATCCCGCGGGCGACGAGAAGCCGAAGGACAAATTCGAGCCGGAGAAGATACGCTGGGAAAAATGGTGAGTTACTTCTTCCTCCACCCCTTCAGCCTTTCGGAGATGTTCTTTTCGTACCCGTTCTTAGTGGGTTCGTAGTAACGTTTTCCCTTGAGCTTGTCCGGCAGGTACTGCTCGTTGGGCACGAAGTGGCCATCGAAGTCGTGGGCGTACTTGTAGTCCTTTCCGTATCCCATCTCCTTCATCATCTTCGTGGGCGCGTTGCGTATGTGCTTGGGCGTTGGCAGCGCCCCGAGCTCGTTCACGTCCGCGAGCGCGCGCTTGTATGACATGTAGCTCGCGTTGCTCTTGGGCGCCGTGGCGAGATAGGTGGCGCACTGTGCGAGCGGGATCCAGCCCTCGGGCATGCCCACGAAGTCGAAGGACTGCATGCAGGAGATCGCGACCTGCACTGCGTGCGGGTCGGCGTTTGATACATCCTCGCTCGCGAATATCACCATGCGCCTCGCGACGAACAGTGGGTCCTCGCCTGCCTCCAGCATGCGCGCGAGATAATAAACCGCAGCGTCCGGATCGCTTCCGCGCATGCTTTTGATGAATGCGGAGATGACGTTGTAGTGCTCCTCGCCCTTTTTATCGTAGAGCAGGCTCTTCTTCTGGAGCGCGGCCTCGACAACGGCCAATGAGATCTTTGACTTGTGATTGCCTCGGGAGACCAGGTCAGCGGCGATCTCGAGCGTGTTGAGCGCGCGGCGCGCGTCCCCTGCGGCTG
Above is a window of bacterium DNA encoding:
- a CDS encoding nitroreductase family protein produces the protein EDAGLGAVWVCVHPIEEHVRHVREVLGIPQDTVPLCAISIGYPAGDEKPKDKFEPEKIRWEKW
- a CDS encoding replication-associated recombination protein A translates to MDDLFADKGHHKAPLAERMRPRTLSEIVGQEHLVGPGKPLSALIEADTVPSIIFWGPPGTGKTTLARIVAGKTKARFHHLSAVLSGVTDLRAIIKEAKASRSLSGRPNILFVDEIHRWNKAQQDALLPHVEDGTITLIGSTTENPSFEVIGPLLSRTKVYVLEPIDAAEIEKLVREALSDEDRGLGSLKISADDEAIRFISESAAGDARRALNTLEIAADLVSRGNHKSKISLAVVEAALQKKSLLYDKKGEEHYNVISAFIKSMRGSDPDAAVYYLARMLEAGEDPLFVARRMVIFASEDVSNADPHAVQVAISCMQSFDFVGMPEGWIPLAQCATYLATAPKSNASYMSYKRALADVNELGALPTPKHIRNAPTKMMKEMGYGKDYKYAHDFDGHFVPNEQYLPDKLKGKRYYEPTKNGYEKNISERLKGWRKK